DNA from Rhodobacteraceae bacterium M382:
GCCCGTCGCCCAATTTGGTCAGACCCGAGTTCCAGTAGTAGAACAACAAGGTTGCAGCAAAAACAAAGCGGGCGGCCAAAGGCATGACCCAATCGCCAAGACGTTCGATCAGGCCGAAGATGGCGTTGTGAAGCGAGACCAGTGCGTGCATGGCCTTATCCTTTCGTCGTCAGAGATATGATGGCGTTGCCCTGCAACAGCAGGGTCAAAGTAGCGCCCAGATCGAAATCTGGCTGATTTTCCGTTGCCTGTTCGTGAGCTTCGCCAATGCTGTGGCCGCCCAGTATGGCTTTGATCCACGATGCACCCCCAGAGGGCAGAACCGTGACAAGAGGGTCGAATTCCGGGCGGGTGATCAGGATATCCTGAGCCGTGGCGCGGGGTTTTGGGGCGTCCGGTTCGGTGCCCAACCGCCAGATATCGTGGATCGGCCAACGCGACGGCAAAACATGAACCGCAGGAGCCAGGGTCAACCGGGTCGCCATCAGCTCTTCTGGCCCCAGTGTCGCCAAGTTTTGCGCCGCGATCGGGTCTGCGTCAGCGGCGTGATAGGCGCGACGCAGAGCCAACTCCATCCGTGCCAGATCCGGCAGATACCCCATCTTTTCAAGTTGCGGAATCGAGGCCAGAAAATCGGGAAATCGGTCGCCATAGAACATCAACAGGGGCGATGACGGCGGGGTCTGGCGCAGGTACTGCCCTGACAATCCATCCATGTTGGCCTTGCCCAGCAGGCCGGCGGTCGCCGGAAAGGCAGTATGCAGTGCTTGGGTCAGGGAAACGACGACATTGTTGCGATAGACGTTGAACCGTCGTCCTGCGGGGCGGGCATCCGCGTCGCTCAGGCCATCGGGAATGGCTGCTGATGCATCCAGCAAAGCAGAGGCAAAGAGATTTTGGGACACTTTCATGCCGCAACCCGCAGCAGGGTGTCGCGGGCGCGTGCGGCTTCGGCCTCGAGCACGGTCCAGGCGGGGACATCGGTGTCCCATTCCACCAACACCGGCTTGGGGCCAGAGCGCTCCAGGGTGTACTCCAGCAAGGTCCAGACCGGATCAACGACGGCGCGCCCATGGCTGTCAATCAACAGTGGATGCCCGTGATCGTCGGTGTCTTCGTCGTGCCCGCCCAAATGAAGCTCGCCGACCTGATCCAAATCAAAGGCGTCGATGTAGCCCTGGGGCGAAAAGTCCAGATTGGTGGCAGAGACAAAGACATTATTGATGTCCAACAGCAGACCACAGCCGGTCCGGCGCACAATTTCGCGCAGGAAATCGGGCTCGGACCAGGTGCTTTCGTCAAAGGCGAGATAGCTGGAGGGGTTTTCCAGCAGCATCTGGCACCCAATTACGTCTTGCAGATGATTGATATGATCGGCCACACGGGACAGGGTTGTGTTGGTATAGGGCAGGGGCAACAGGTCGTTCAGGAATTGGCTGTCATGGGTCGACCAGGCCAGATGTTCGGAAAAGCTGGCGGGGTTCAGCCAATCGACCAGATGTTTCAGGCGGGCCAGATGGTCAGGGTCCAGATCCTCATCGCCGCCGATGGACAGCCCGACGCCGTGAACCGAAATCGGAAATCGTTCGGCGAGATGACGCAGTTGCGCCAGAGGGCGACCACCATCCCCCATATAGTTTTCAGCGTGGATTTCCAGCCATCCAACCGCCCCCGGCGTGTCACAGATCTGGCCAAAATGCTGCGGCTTGTATCCCACGCCCGCTTTGGCTGGCAGTCTGTTGTGGCGGGGGGCAGCATCAAGCATGAGCACGCTCGTTATTTGGAAAGAACGGCGGGGGCCCAGAGAAAGGGCCCACCCCCAAAGGTTTTGCACACTACGGAATTATGCTGGCAGATCACGTTCCTGAGGTTCCAGAGACCCGGTGCGCGCGGTCCCGTCAGCCAAAGCAGGCAATTCGATATTGGCGCAGGTGTTTACGTCGACCAATGTCCAGGCGTTGCCCTGATAATCAACGGTCGAAGTGCCCGCGCAGGTGGTGCCGGGGCCAGCCGCACAGTCATTCTGACCAGCCAGCGAAACGCCATAGCACTTTTCCTTTGCCTGCGCAGCGGCAGGGGTCGACAGGGCAGCGGTCAAAGCAGCAGCAACGGCACCGGCAACGGCCAAAGATTTGGTGGTGTTCGACATTTCAGTGATCCTCTTCTGACATGTTGTGTTTGGTATTCGGTTGATATGAGTAAAAGCTAAACGGTCCCGACCCGAGTTTGAATTCACGAGCCCGTGGGTAACACCTGTGTCAGCAAGTGTGACAAAGTATTGCGCCGTAAGGCGCTGAAAAAATAGCAAAAACAGCGGAGAAATGCAAAACGGCCCGCCAGGGCGAGCCGTTTTTTTCGTCAAATCGGGAGAAATGTTACAGCAGATCGGGGGGCGTGGCTTCCCGTCCCAGCGCCTCTGTAACATTTACGAGGCTGTCCACACGGGTTTGTTTTTCACCCAGTCTCCGGATGCTGACGGTGCGTTCTTCGACTTCGCGGTGACCCACGGCCAGGATAACGGGCACCTTGCCAACGGAATGTTCACGGACCTTATAGTTGATCTTTTCATTGCGAATATCGGCTTCGGCGCGCACGCCTGCAGCTTTCAGCTCGGCAACGACCTCGTGTACGTAGTCATCCGCTTCGGACGTGATCGAAGCCACGACAACCTGACGTGGTGCCAGCCAGAATGGCAGCTTGCCGGCGTGTTCCTCGATCAGGATGCCGATGAAACGCTCAAACGAACCCAGCGTCGCGCGGTGCAGCATGACGGGGCGATGTTTGCTGCCGTCAGATCCGATATAGGTCGCATCCAGCCGCTCGGGCAGCACGAAATCAACCTGGAACGTGCCACACTGCCAATCGCGACCAATGGCGTCGGTCAGCACAAACTCCAGCTTGGGACCATAAAATGCCCCTTCGCCGGGGTTCAGTTCAGGTTCAATCCCAGCGGCGCGCGTGGCTGACAACAACGCTTGTTCAGCCTTGTCCCAAACCTCGTCCGAACCGGCACGGGTGTCCGGACGATCCGAGAATTTGACCGAGAAATTTTCGAACCCGAGGTCTTTGTAAATCTTGGACAGAAACCGGATGAATTCGGCGGTTTCACCTTCGATCTGCTCTTCGGTAGAGAAAATATGCGCGTCGTCCTGGGTGAATCCACGCACCCGCATGATGCCGTGCAGCGCACCCGAAGGTTCATAGCGGTTGCACGAGCCAAATTCGGCCATGCGCAACGGCAGGTCGCGATAGGATTTCAGACCCTGTTTGAAGATTTCGACATGGCAGGGGCAGTTCATTGGTTTCAGCGCATTAACGGCCTTTTCCCGGGCGTGTTCCTCATCGACTTCGACGATGAACATGTTCTCCTGATATTTGTCCCAATGGCCCGAGGCCTCCCACAGCTTGCGGTCCACGACCTGCGGGGTGTTCACCTCGACGTAGCCGCCCTTGCGCTGCTGGCGGCGCATGTAATCCTGCAACTGCACATAGATCGACCAGCCATTGGGGTGCCAGAAGATCTGCCCGGGGGCTTCTTCCTGCATGTGGAACAGATCCATTTCGCGGCCCAGCTTGCGGTGGTCGCGTTTGGCGGCCTCTTCCAGCATGTGCAGGTGCGCTTTCAGCTTGTCTTTGGAGGTGAAGGCCACGCCATAGATCCGCTGCAACATGGCGCGGTTGGAATCGCCGCGCCAATAGGCACCGGCAATGGACATCAGCTTGAAGCAGTCGCCTTGAACCTGACCGGTGTGCTGCAGATGCGGACCGCGGCACAGATCCTGCCAATGCCCATGCCAATACATGCGCAGCGGCTCGTCGCCGGGGATCGCGTCGATCAGTTCGACTTTGTAGGGTTCGTTGTTGGCGGTGTAGAATTCAACGGCACGCTGACGATCCCAGACCTCGGTGGTCACTGGATCGCGCTTGTTGATGATCTCCTTCATCTTCTTTTCGATGGTGCCGAGATCTTCGGGGGTGAAGGGTTCGGCGCGGTCAAAGTCATAATACCAGCCGTTGTCGATCACGGGGCCGATGGTGACTTTGGTTGCGGGCCAGATTTCCTGTACGGCACGGGCCATGATATGGGCCAGATCGTGGCGGATCAGTTCATTGGCCTGTTCTTCGTCCTTCATGGTGTGAAGCGCGATGGCGGCATCGGCGTGGATCGGCCATTGCAGGTCCCAATGTTTGCCGTCAACGGTGGCAGAAATTGCCTTTTTTGCCAGCGACGTCGAAATATCGGCCGCGACCTGCGCAGGGGTTACGCCTGCGTCATAGGATCGTGCATTGCCATCGGGAAAAGTAAGGGAGACTTGGGCCATCTGTCGGCTCTCCTCGTCGGTTTGGCGCCCACTGAACGCCCGGTTGCGGGTTATATGTGTCGCTGATTTGGCAGCACCTTGGGGTGGTGTCAAGACCAGTGTCTGGGAGAGTATTGGCCCCTGTGGCACGTTCGGCGCAGGCTGGGGGCGCTGCCCCCAGACCCCCGGGATATTTTTGGCCAGATGAAGGAGGGATCCCTGCGACATTCCTGATCAATCCAAGAAAACGTGACTGCAATTACAGATGACGCGGTTATCATTGCTGGAACGGCATCGATGGGTTGTCGTGCCATGCCAATGAGACTGAACAGGGAGAACAAGCCAGTGGTTGAATTCAATAAGAGTTTTGAGTTGACTGTCGAGGATGTAGAGCTGATCGAAATGGCGCTGCGCAAGACCATGTCCATTCTTTCGCGCCCCGATTTGGACGCAACCTTGTCGGCAGCCGACGGCTCGGGCCTTGCTGATCCCCAGGAAACTCTGCGCGAGATCTCGGATCTATTGGGGCGCATGCACAATCAAAAGAACTTTTTCCGCCCCCGCAACGACGTCTATGTCGGTGGCTGACAGGGCTTGCGGTTCGCCTGCGCTTTGGGTTCAGTGTTGGTCAAATCAAATCGACAAAGCCGGAAGGAACGGGCATGGGGCAAACTGCATTTCTGGACACCGCGCAGGGGCGGCGGCTGGCCTATCACAAGAGTGAGGGACGGGGCCCAACCATCGTGTTTCTGGGTGGGCTGAAGTCGGACATGGAAGGCACCAAGGCCGTGCACCTGGAAGCCTGGGCCCAAGCGCAGGGCCGCGCTTTCCTGCGGTTTGATTACTCGGGGCACGGGGAGAGTTCGCATACGTTCGAAGAAACCTGTATCGGGGATTGGCACGAGGATACCCTGGAGGTCATCGACCGTTTGTGCGATGGGCCGATCGTAGCAGTCGGATCATCCATGGGTGGTTGGCAGGCGTTGTTGCTGGCGCGGGCGCGGGCTGGTCGGATACATGGCATGGTGACAATTGCCGCGGCACCGGATTTCACCGAGGACGGGTATGTCGCCAGCTTCACGGACCTGCAGAAACAGACGTTGAACACTGTCGGCCAGATCGAATTGCCGTCTGATTACATGGAGCCGTATATCATTACGAAACGCTTGATCGAAGACGGACGCGCCCGTTTGGTTCTGCGTGATCCATTGGAATTGCCGTTTCCGGTGCGCTGCCTGCAGGGGACGGCAGATACGGCCGTTACGACTGACACTGCCCTGCGCCTGTTGGAACACGCCACCTGTGATGACATGCGTCTGTTGCTGGTCAAGGATGCGGATCACCGGTTTTCGGACGGCCCGTGTCTGGGTCTGATCGAGCAGGCGGTTTCTGAAGTGTTGGGGGCGGTTTGAGCGTGATGCAACAGCGTGTCAGCCTGATCACCATCGGTGTCCCGGACATGGCGCAGGCGGCGGCGTTTTATGAGGCGCTGGGCTGGCGGCGGACCGACAGCCCTGACGGGGTAATTGCCTTTGATCTGATCGGTCAGACACTGGGACTGTATCCGTTGGATGCCCTGGCCGAAGACATCGGTGTGCCGGTCGGTACATTGGGACAGGGCGCGTTGACGTTGGCCCATAATGTGCGCGCCAAGGCCGAGGTTGATCAATTGATGCAAGCCGCCGAGCGGGCCGGGGCCGAGATCCTGAAACCAGCGGCGGATGTGTTTTGGGGTGGTTATCACGGCTATTTCCGGGCGGTTGGTGGTGCCATCTGGGAGGTGGCGTTCAATCCGTTTTCCCCATTGTCGCCGGATGGTGCATTCCGCTGGAACGGGTACGGCTGATGCGGCGGCCGGGCAGCATGTGGAGCGTCGAGACGCTGGGCAGGGTTCGGCTTTCCAAATATTTCTACATGCGTGATTTTCTCTATTCCGAAATCGCCAATTTTCATGCCCGCCAGAACATTCCCGACAATCCCGATCTGGCCATTGAAACCGGCCGGGAGTTTTGCGAGACGCTTCTGGATCCGCTGGAGGAGACATTTGGCCGGGTGGCAGTCCGGTCCGGATACAGATCACCTGCGTTGAACAGGTTTGGCAATGAAAACAAACTGAACTGTGCCCGCAATGACCATCCGCTGGAATGTCATATCTGGGACCGGGGCACCGGGGCGGATCGCATTGCCGGGGCGTCGGTTGTGATCCCGTGGTTTGCCGATCAATACGATCGCGGACGGGATTGGCGTGACCTGGCATGGTGGATGCACGACCACCTGCCATACTCTGAAATCTGGTTCTTTCCCAAACTCTGTGCGTTCAATCTGGTTTGGCGTCCTGAACCGCTGCGTCGCATCGACAGTTACATTGCACCACGTGGCAGCCTGCTCCGCGCCGGAGATATCCCGAATGAGCCCCTGACCCAGCGTCAGTCACGATATGAGGATTTCCCGGCGTTCTGTGGCATAGCTTATCCCTGAGACCCCTTGCTGAGATGTGGTGAAAGCCGCACAATGGGACCATTCGGGCAGCTACTCATTTTAGAGGCAAGTCAATGATCGAACCTTTGGTTCTCGTTCCGGGCATGATGTGCGACGCCCGGATATTTGCGCATCAAATTCTGCACCTTTCGCGCGATCGGGCGGTCATGGTTGCACCGATTACGCAGGGTGAAACGATTGATGACATTGCCATGTCGTTGCTGGGCCAATTGCCAGAGCGCTTTGCGTTGTGCGGGCTGAGCATGGGCGGCATTGTCGCGATGGAACTGCTGCGGCGGCTCCCGGAGCGAATAACCCGCCTTTGCCTTATGGGGACCAGTCCGCTGGCGGAAACGCCGGGCGAGGCCGCCGCGCGCGAACCGATGCTGGTGCGGGTACAGGCCGGACAATTGGCCGATGTAATGCGCGAGACGATGCGGCCCGAGTTTCTGGCACCTGGCCCGCAACGGATGGAGGTGCTGAATCGGTTCTGGCAAATGGGCGAAGAATTGGGCAGCGACCTGTATCTGCGCCAATCCAGGGCCTTGCAGCGACGCAAGGACCAGCAGGCCACGTTGCGCAAATCGCGGGTGCCAACGTTGATCCTGTGCGGAGATCACGACGCAATGGTGCCGG
Protein-coding regions in this window:
- a CDS encoding putative DNA-binding domain-containing protein; amino-acid sequence: MKVSQNLFASALLDASAAIPDGLSDADARPAGRRFNVYRNNVVVSLTQALHTAFPATAGLLGKANMDGLSGQYLRQTPPSSPLLMFYGDRFPDFLASIPQLEKMGYLPDLARMELALRRAYHAADADPIAAQNLATLGPEELMATRLTLAPAVHVLPSRWPIHDIWRLGTEPDAPKPRATAQDILITRPEFDPLVTVLPSGGASWIKAILGGHSIGEAHEQATENQPDFDLGATLTLLLQGNAIISLTTKG
- a CDS encoding VOC family protein — protein: MQQRVSLITIGVPDMAQAAAFYEALGWRRTDSPDGVIAFDLIGQTLGLYPLDALAEDIGVPVGTLGQGALTLAHNVRAKAEVDQLMQAAERAGAEILKPAADVFWGGYHGYFRAVGGAIWEVAFNPFSPLSPDGAFRWNGYG
- a CDS encoding alpha/beta hydrolase; its protein translation is MGQTAFLDTAQGRRLAYHKSEGRGPTIVFLGGLKSDMEGTKAVHLEAWAQAQGRAFLRFDYSGHGESSHTFEETCIGDWHEDTLEVIDRLCDGPIVAVGSSMGGWQALLLARARAGRIHGMVTIAAAPDFTEDGYVASFTDLQKQTLNTVGQIELPSDYMEPYIITKRLIEDGRARLVLRDPLELPFPVRCLQGTADTAVTTDTALRLLEHATCDDMRLLLVKDADHRFSDGPCLGLIEQAVSEVLGAV
- the thrS gene encoding threonine--tRNA ligase — protein: MAQVSLTFPDGNARSYDAGVTPAQVAADISTSLAKKAISATVDGKHWDLQWPIHADAAIALHTMKDEEQANELIRHDLAHIMARAVQEIWPATKVTIGPVIDNGWYYDFDRAEPFTPEDLGTIEKKMKEIINKRDPVTTEVWDRQRAVEFYTANNEPYKVELIDAIPGDEPLRMYWHGHWQDLCRGPHLQHTGQVQGDCFKLMSIAGAYWRGDSNRAMLQRIYGVAFTSKDKLKAHLHMLEEAAKRDHRKLGREMDLFHMQEEAPGQIFWHPNGWSIYVQLQDYMRRQQRKGGYVEVNTPQVVDRKLWEASGHWDKYQENMFIVEVDEEHAREKAVNALKPMNCPCHVEIFKQGLKSYRDLPLRMAEFGSCNRYEPSGALHGIMRVRGFTQDDAHIFSTEEQIEGETAEFIRFLSKIYKDLGFENFSVKFSDRPDTRAGSDEVWDKAEQALLSATRAAGIEPELNPGEGAFYGPKLEFVLTDAIGRDWQCGTFQVDFVLPERLDATYIGSDGSKHRPVMLHRATLGSFERFIGILIEEHAGKLPFWLAPRQVVVASITSEADDYVHEVVAELKAAGVRAEADIRNEKINYKVREHSVGKVPVILAVGHREVEERTVSIRRLGEKQTRVDSLVNVTEALGREATPPDLL
- a CDS encoding alpha/beta hydrolase, which codes for MIEPLVLVPGMMCDARIFAHQILHLSRDRAVMVAPITQGETIDDIAMSLLGQLPERFALCGLSMGGIVAMELLRRLPERITRLCLMGTSPLAETPGEAAAREPMLVRVQAGQLADVMRETMRPEFLAPGPQRMEVLNRFWQMGEELGSDLYLRQSRALQRRKDQQATLRKSRVPTLILCGDHDAMVPVRRHEFMSELMPNARLHVLENAGHLPVVETPETVTQVLGQWLSMPTGTV
- a CDS encoding DUF2282 domain-containing protein translates to MSNTTKSLAVAGAVAAALTAALSTPAAAQAKEKCYGVSLAGQNDCAAGPGTTCAGTSTVDYQGNAWTLVDVNTCANIELPALADGTARTGSLEPQERDLPA
- a CDS encoding DUF692 domain-containing protein yields the protein MLDAAPRHNRLPAKAGVGYKPQHFGQICDTPGAVGWLEIHAENYMGDGGRPLAQLRHLAERFPISVHGVGLSIGGDEDLDPDHLARLKHLVDWLNPASFSEHLAWSTHDSQFLNDLLPLPYTNTTLSRVADHINHLQDVIGCQMLLENPSSYLAFDESTWSEPDFLREIVRRTGCGLLLDINNVFVSATNLDFSPQGYIDAFDLDQVGELHLGGHDEDTDDHGHPLLIDSHGRAVVDPVWTLLEYTLERSGPKPVLVEWDTDVPAWTVLEAEAARARDTLLRVAA